A section of the Arcobacter sp. F155 genome encodes:
- the ruvX gene encoding Holliday junction resolvase RuvX, producing the protein MKLACIDIGLKRIGLAICLQGDIVTPLPAILRKNRNQASNDVLKTLNEWEIDTLVVGYPSASEDMQKRIKHFVNLLDFDKEVIFQEENMSSIEAEDLMKGDIKYKRDGRVDSLAAKIILERYLIKN; encoded by the coding sequence TTGAAGTTAGCTTGTATTGATATTGGACTTAAAAGAATAGGACTTGCAATTTGCCTACAAGGGGACATTGTTACACCTCTTCCTGCAATATTAAGAAAAAATAGAAATCAAGCTTCAAATGATGTTTTAAAAACTTTAAATGAGTGGGAAATTGATACTTTAGTTGTGGGATATCCTAGTGCAAGTGAAGATATGCAAAAAAGAATTAAGCACTTTGTAAATCTACTTGATTTTGACAAAGAAGTTATCTTTCAAGAAGAGAATATGAGTTCAATAGAAGCAGAAGATTTGATGAAAGGTGACATCAAATATAAAAGAGACGGTAGAGTTGACTCCCTTGCTGCTAAAATTATATTAGAAAGATACCTTATTAAGAACTAA
- a CDS encoding transaldolase encodes MSLKEDINYSLWCDFIERDFLENRFQDIIKDEVIHGATSNPAIFESSITNSAAYDQQLQMLKANEAKTIYEELAVSDIRRAAELLHDLHLEDNNDGFISIEVDPTLCDDAKGTVEEGMRLNSLIGADNVMIKVPATEAGYEAMKELTSAGIHVNATLIFSPEQAIKCAQALDEGIKASNKDIKAVISVFVSRLDRMCDNKMVSKGLETAKLGIINATKCYHEVEKFENKNIRTLFASTGVKGDELRASYYIDTLIYPHSVNTAPLATIEDWLENGQKTPTKVISEEECNKYFKLLESKDIDVKEVYTKLLNDGLEAFKDSFADLLNKLARKAD; translated from the coding sequence ATGAGTTTAAAAGAAGATATTAATTACTCTTTATGGTGTGATTTTATAGAAAGAGATTTTTTAGAGAATAGATTTCAAGATATTATTAAAGATGAAGTAATCCATGGAGCTACTTCAAACCCAGCAATTTTTGAATCTTCTATTACAAATTCAGCAGCATATGACCAACAACTTCAAATGCTAAAAGCAAATGAAGCAAAAACTATTTATGAAGAGTTAGCAGTTTCTGACATTAGAAGAGCAGCGGAACTTTTACATGATTTACATTTAGAAGACAACAATGATGGATTTATTTCAATTGAAGTTGACCCAACACTTTGTGATGATGCAAAGGGAACTGTTGAAGAGGGAATGAGACTAAACTCTTTAATTGGAGCAGATAACGTTATGATTAAAGTTCCTGCAACTGAGGCTGGATATGAAGCAATGAAAGAACTTACAAGTGCAGGGATTCACGTAAATGCAACTTTAATTTTCTCACCAGAACAAGCTATTAAATGTGCACAAGCTTTAGATGAAGGAATTAAAGCTTCAAACAAAGATATCAAAGCTGTTATCTCTGTATTTGTTTCAAGACTTGATAGAATGTGTGATAACAAAATGGTTTCAAAAGGTTTAGAGACTGCTAAACTTGGAATTATCAATGCAACTAAGTGTTACCACGAAGTTGAAAAGTTTGAAAATAAAAACATTAGAACACTTTTTGCAAGTACAGGAGTAAAAGGTGATGAGTTAAGAGCAAGTTATTATATTGATACTTTAATTTATCCACACTCTGTAAATACAGCACCATTAGCTACTATTGAAGATTGGTTAGAAAATGGTCAAAAAACTCCTACAAAAGTTATTAGTGAAGAAGAGTGTAATAAGTATTTTAAATTATTAGAATCAAAAGACATTGATGTAAAAGAAGTTTATACTAAGCTTTTAAATGATGGTTTAGAAGCATTTAAAGACTCTTTTGCAGACCTATTAAATAAACTAGCAAGAAAAGCAGATTAA
- a CDS encoding prepilin peptidase — protein MFTIVFYIFSSFLAFLDYKKFLIPNNILLAMSVMLITFGLLESKIYISSIILSLLVLLFFVVILLLNRTQILGGGDIKYMMVIALYLGVKPFAVFLVVTGLVQTFALLYKQMLMKRRVAPMAPAMFISVAIVDMMIYFKIYPSLF, from the coding sequence ATGTTCACAATAGTCTTCTATATATTTTCCTCTTTTCTAGCATTTTTAGATTATAAAAAGTTTTTAATCCCAAACAATATTCTGTTAGCAATGTCTGTTATGTTAATTACTTTTGGTCTATTAGAATCGAAAATATATATAAGCTCTATTATTTTAAGTTTATTGGTACTACTTTTTTTTGTAGTGATTTTACTTTTAAATAGAACACAAATTTTAGGTGGTGGAGATATAAAGTATATGATGGTGATAGCTTTATATCTTGGAGTTAAGCCTTTTGCTGTATTTTTAGTTGTAACAGGTCTTGTTCAAACTTTTGCTTTACTATATAAACAAATGTTGATGAAAAGAAGAGTTGCTCCTATGGCTCCAGCTATGTTTATCTCTGTAGCTATAGTTGATATGATGATATATTTTAAAATATATCCTAGTCTTTTTTAA
- the serB gene encoding phosphoserine phosphatase SerB has protein sequence MKLAVFDFDSTLMDGETIDFLAKPLGLEEKVASITEKAMAGELDFFESLVERVSLLKGLEYAKAVEICKDLPLMPGAFELITELKKQEYKVVCFSGGFRIGTGPAKEKLGIDADFSNILHEKDGILTGLVGGDMMFGFSKGDMIQRVQAMLGVSQEDTLVAGDGANDVSMFPYAAKKVAFCAKDILKKEANIIVDEKDLTKILDHI, from the coding sequence ATGAAATTAGCTGTATTTGATTTCGATTCAACTTTAATGGATGGAGAAACAATTGACTTTTTAGCTAAGCCTTTAGGTTTAGAAGAAAAAGTTGCAAGTATTACTGAAAAAGCAATGGCAGGAGAGCTTGACTTTTTTGAATCTTTAGTAGAAAGAGTATCTTTACTAAAAGGTTTAGAGTATGCAAAAGCTGTAGAGATTTGTAAAGATTTACCTCTTATGCCAGGTGCTTTTGAATTAATTACTGAGCTTAAAAAACAAGAATATAAAGTAGTTTGTTTTTCTGGAGGTTTTAGAATAGGAACAGGTCCAGCTAAAGAAAAACTAGGAATAGATGCAGACTTTTCAAACATACTACACGAAAAAGATGGAATTTTAACAGGTCTTGTTGGTGGAGATATGATGTTTGGTTTTTCTAAAGGTGATATGATTCAAAGAGTTCAAGCTATGCTTGGAGTTTCACAAGAAGATACTTTAGTAGCAGGGGATGGAGCAAATGATGTTTCTATGTTCCCTTATGCAGCAAAAAAAGTTGCATTTTGTGCGAAAGATATATTAAAAAAAGAAGCTAATATTATTGTTGATGAAAAAGATTTAACAAAAATATTAGACCATATATAA
- a CDS encoding class II 3-deoxy-7-phosphoheptulonate synthase — protein sequence MMKAWSPNSWRDFPIKQQPTYKDLEKLKKVENELASYPPLIFAEEARNLKSQLAEVVNGKSFLLQGGDCAESFNAFNANNIKDLFKVMMQMAVVLTFSGGCPVVKVGRIAGQFAKPRSADFEEVNGIALPSYRGDIVNNMGFNEKDRAPKAKKLLKAYNQSASTLNLLRAFARGGMADLNKVHSWNLDFVKDNRLGEMYENLANKISETLDFMQSCGITAENTAQLKETVLYTSHEALLLNYEEALTRKDSLTGDWYDCSAHMLWIGDRTRELDGAHLEYFRGIKNPIGCKVGPSMQEDELIKLIDALNPENEAGRLNLIVRMGNEKIADKFPNLLKRVKEEGRNVLWSSDPMHGNTIKTDNGYKTRDFEAILGEVKQFFQIHKAEGTYAGGIHLEMTGQNVTECTGSSSSAITAEGLSSRYHTQCDPRLNADQALELSFMIAETLKEARK from the coding sequence ATAATGAAAGCTTGGAGTCCAAATAGCTGGAGAGATTTCCCTATTAAGCAACAACCAACATATAAAGATTTAGAAAAATTAAAAAAAGTAGAGAATGAATTAGCTTCTTATCCTCCTTTAATTTTTGCGGAGGAAGCAAGAAACTTAAAATCTCAATTAGCTGAGGTAGTAAATGGTAAGTCATTTTTACTACAAGGTGGAGACTGTGCTGAGTCATTTAATGCATTTAATGCAAATAATATAAAAGATTTATTTAAAGTAATGATGCAAATGGCAGTTGTTTTAACTTTTTCAGGTGGATGCCCAGTTGTAAAAGTAGGAAGAATTGCAGGTCAGTTTGCAAAACCAAGAAGTGCAGACTTTGAAGAAGTAAATGGAATAGCTTTACCTTCATATAGAGGTGATATTGTAAATAATATGGGCTTTAATGAAAAAGATAGAGCACCAAAAGCTAAGAAATTATTAAAAGCATACAATCAAAGTGCATCGACTCTTAACTTATTAAGAGCATTTGCAAGAGGTGGTATGGCTGATTTAAATAAAGTTCATTCATGGAACCTTGATTTCGTAAAAGATAATAGACTAGGTGAAATGTATGAAAACTTAGCAAATAAGATTTCTGAAACATTAGATTTTATGCAATCATGTGGAATCACTGCTGAAAATACAGCTCAATTAAAAGAGACTGTTTTATATACTTCTCATGAAGCATTATTATTAAACTATGAAGAAGCATTAACAAGAAAAGATTCATTAACTGGTGATTGGTATGATTGTTCTGCACACATGTTATGGATAGGTGATAGAACAAGAGAACTTGATGGAGCGCACTTAGAGTACTTTAGAGGTATTAAAAACCCTATTGGATGTAAAGTTGGTCCTTCTATGCAAGAAGATGAATTAATAAAACTAATTGATGCTTTAAACCCAGAAAATGAAGCAGGAAGATTAAATCTAATTGTTAGAATGGGTAATGAAAAGATTGCTGATAAATTCCCGAATTTACTAAAAAGAGTAAAAGAAGAAGGAAGAAATGTATTATGGTCATCAGACCCAATGCATGGAAATACTATCAAAACTGATAATGGATACAAAACGAGAGATTTTGAAGCTATTTTAGGTGAAGTAAAACAGTTCTTCCAAATCCATAAAGCAGAAGGTACTTATGCAGGTGGTATTCACTTAGAAATGACAGGACAAAATGTAACTGAATGTACAGGAAGTTCAAGTTCTGCTATTACAGCTGAAGGTCTTTCTAGCAGATATCACACTCAATGTGACCCAAGATTAAATGCTGACCAAGCATTAGAATTATCATTTATGATTGCTGAAACGTTAAAAGAAGCAAGAAAGTAA
- the gatC gene encoding Asp-tRNA(Asn)/Glu-tRNA(Gln) amidotransferase subunit GatC encodes MTVDDKLIDKLSKLSSLEIEDSRKENLKSELADIINFVENLNEIDVSNIEATFNTVEGGTPLREDTAKQDLELSNQILENAPKSEDGYFIVPKIIE; translated from the coding sequence ATGACTGTAGATGATAAATTAATTGATAAACTATCAAAGTTATCAAGCTTAGAGATTGAAGATTCAAGAAAAGAGAATCTAAAATCAGAACTTGCTGATATTATCAACTTCGTAGAAAATTTAAATGAGATTGATGTATCAAATATTGAAGCTACATTCAATACAGTTGAAGGTGGAACTCCATTGAGAGAAGACACTGCTAAGCAAGATTTAGAACTATCAAATCAAATCTTAGAAAACGCTCCAAAAAGCGAAGATGGATACTTTATAGTACCAAAAATTATAGAATAG